The segment GCCTCATATGCAGACTTATGACATCGACTTGAATGCGTGAGTTCACAAATCCTAGAACAACCCGAGATCTCTGCTGAGAACAGCGGCTGCTTGATGTGAGATGAGGAGGATTGTAGCTGTGTACCCGAGGCGTTGTGTGCCGCTGTATTACAGgattattctcccctagaagtgtCAAAAGAGCATgacgtgtttttattttatttgtggtgGATTCATAAGGAATCTGCCATAAATAACCTACATATATCTCTGTATGAAATCCAAAGCATAATGAGGTGCAGTATTACAGCTCAGAGGTGACTCCCGGATCAgttcaggatatgtaatgtatgtacaccgtgactccaccggcagaatagtgagtgcagctctggagtataattcaggatgtaactcaggatcagtacaggatatgtaatgtatgaacacagtgactccaccagcagaatagtgagtgcagctctggagtataattcaggatgtaactcaggatcagtacaggataagtaatgtaatgtatgtacacagtgactccaccagcagaatagtgagtgcagctctggagtataatacaggatgtaactcaggatcagtacaggataagtaatgtaatgtatgtacacagtgactccaccagcagaatagtgagtgcagctctggagtataatacaggatataactccggatccgtacaggataagtaatgtaatgtatgtacacagtgactccaccagcagaatagtgagtgcagctctggagtataatacaggatgtaagtcaggatcagtacaggataagtaatgtaatgtatgtacacagtgactccaccagcagaatagtgagtgcagctctggagtgtaatacaggatgtaactccggatcagtacaggatatgtaatgtatgtacacagtgactccaccagcagaatagtgagtgcagctctggagtataatacaggatgtaactcaggatcagtacaggataagtaatgtaatgtatgtacacagtgactccaccagcagaatagtgagtgcagctctggggtataatacaggatgtaactcaggatcagtgcaggataagtaatgtaatgtatgtacacagtgactccaccagcagaatagtgagtgcagctctggagtataatacaggatataactcaggatcagtacaggataagtaatgtaatgtatgtacacagtgactccaccagcagaatagtgagtgcagctctgtagtataatacaggatgtaactcaggatcagtacaggataagtaatgtaatgtatgtacacagtgactccaccagcagaatagtgagtgcagctctggagtataatacaggatgtaactcaggatcagtacaggataagtaatgtaatgtatgtacacagtgactccaccagcagaatagtgagtgcagctctggagtataatacaggatataactccggatccgtacaggataagtaatgtaatgtatgtacacagtgactccaccagcagaatagtgagtgcagctctggagtataatacaggatgtaagtcaggatcagtacaggataagtaatgtaatgtatgtacacagtgactccaccagcagaatagtgagtgcagctctggagtgtaatacaggatgtaactccggatcagtacaggatatgtaatgtatgtacacagtgactccaccagcagaatagtgagtgcagctctggagtataatacaggatgtaactcaggatcagtacaggataagtaatgtaatgtatgtacacagtgacccccaccagcagaatagtgagtgcagctctggagtataatacaggatataactcgggatcagtacaggataagtaatgtatgtacacagtgactccaccagcagaatagtgagtgcagctctggattataatacaggatataactcaggatcagtacaggataagtaatgtaatgtatgtacacagtgactccaccagcagaatactgagtgcagctctggcgtataatacaggatgtaactcaggatcagtacaggataagtaatgtaatgtatgtacacagtgactccaccagcagaatagtgagtgcagctctggagtataatacaggatgtaactcaggatcagtacaggataagtaatgtaatgtatgtacacagtgaccactagcagaatagtgagtgcagctctggagtataatacaggatgtaactcaggatcagtacaggataagtaatgtaatgtatgtacacagtgactccaccagcagaatagtgagtgcagctctggagtataatacaggatttaactcaggatcagtacaggataagtaatgtaatgtatgtacacagtgactccaccagcagaatagtgagtgcagctctggagtataatacaggatgtaactcaggatcagtacaggataagtaatgtaatgtatgtacacagtgaccactagcagaatagtgagtgcagccctggagtataatacaggataagcaatgtaatgtaagaaataaaaaacaatctcGTAACCCCTTTCCTCTATCGTTCTGCGCCATTTCATCGTTCTGCTCTCTAGTCTATACCATTTCTTCCTTCCTTCAGGTGCGGCTCCATGGTCCTCGATGCGCTCATAAAGATTAAGAATGAGATTGACCCCACCCTGACCTTCCGCAGATCATGCCGGGAGGGTGAGTGTGTCCCTTTTCATGTGGCATCTCGGGGCGCTGTTTGTGCCTCTCACTGACTTCTGCCTTTTTGCTTCCATTCTCCAGGTATCTGTGGCTCCTGTGCCATGAATATTAATGGTGGGAATACACTGGCGTGCACCGTGAAGATTGACACTAACCTTAATAAAGTCTCGAAGATCTACCCCCTCCCTCACATGTACGTTGTGAAGGATCTAGTGCCTGTAAGTACTGAAAGTAAAACTTTTGAGGGAACTAGAATGCAGTACCCACTCTGCCCAGAGAGAGGGCGCTCTTCACTCACTATTAATGAACAGCGACTGTACCTGTGTAGCAGCTGGGCCTGAAACAAGCCTAATCTCTGGATCAGTGCGGTCCCTGTGCCCAAAATTTTATGACCTGTTCTATCAACCTAATGGAACCCATAAAACCGCTTTTAACCTATTTACGTGGCAAGTGACAACATAAATTTTCTTTTCTCAAGGACTTGAGTAATTTCTACGCACAGTATAAAACCATAGAGCCCTATCTAAAGAAGAAGGATGAGTCAAAGGAGGGGAAGGAGCAATATTATCAGTCCATTGAGGACCGAGATAAGCTGGTGAGTCAAGGCGTGACGTGAACTTCAATCCATACCTGAATAATACTTTAATACTACAGTAGTAGCTCGTTAAATCTGCTGAATAATTAAGGCTTATTCATATACCTAAAGCACATGTTCACCTCTAAACACGATCTTACAATTTCCATATAGAATTCATTTACATAAATAGCTGAATCACTGCATGCATACAtaacctgtactgatcctgagttacatccattattatactccagagctgtactcactattctgctggtggagtcactgtgtacatacattacattacttatcctgtactgatcctgagttatatcctgtattatactccagagctgcactcactattctgctggtggagtcactgtgtacatacattacattacttatcctgtactgatcctgagttatatcctgtattatactccagagctgcactcattattctgctggtggagtcactgtgtacatacattacattacttatcctgtactgatcctgagttatatcctgtattatactccagagctgcactcactattctgctggtgcagtcactgtgtacatacattacattacttatcctgtactgatcctgagttacatcctgtattatactccagagctgcactcactattctgctggtggagtcactgtgtacatacattacattacttatcctgtactgatcctgagttacatcctgtattatactccagagctgcactcactattctgctggtggagtcactgtgtacatacattacttatcctgtactgatcctgagttacatcctgtattatactgcagagctgcactcactattctgctggtggagtcactgtgtacatacattacattacttatcctgtactgatcctgagttacatcctgtattatactccagagcagcactcactattctgctggtggagtcactgtgtacatacattacttatcctgtactgatcctgagttacatcctgtattatactgcagagctgcactcactattctgctggtggagtcactgtgtacatacattacttatcctgtactgatcctgagttacatcctgtattatactccagagctgcactcactattctgctggtggagtcactgtgtacatacattacttatcctgtactgatcctgagatatatcctgtattatactccagagctgcactcactattctgctggtggagtcactgtgtacatacattacattacttatcctgtactgatcctgagttacatcctgtattatactccagagctgcactcactattctgctggtggagtcactgtgtacatacattacattacttatcctgtactgatcctgagttatatcctgtattatactccagagctgcactcactattctgctggtagttaTCGGAAATAATGCAACTCGATTCTACCATAACTACATTGCTCCATAGTTATGGGGGGAGGTAAGAAGAATGTTCTTTTGCCAGTTTGGAGCGATCTGTAAACGGTGAGTTCTGCAGGCGAGGTCCGGGGGTGGATAGATATGTCAGTGATGTGCCCTCAGTTTGAACATTTTATTCATGTAACTGCTTGTCCTGTTGATTCTGTATACTATTGGCTGTATTTATAATGATACTCTCATCGTTGGTCGTCTTCCTCCATTACTCGCCGATCATGCAGTGAATGACCCCCGTGTTCTGCTGTTAATACCTTGTCCTCCTCTTGTATACAGGACGGGCTGTATGAATGCATCCTCTGTGCTTGCTGTAGCACCAGTTGTCCCAGTTATTGGTGGAACGGTGACAAGTACCTGGGCCCGGCGGTCCTCATGCAGGTAACGTGCTCCCGCTGACCGTTATGATCCCGGCTCGTTGCCAGCGCTAAGATTAAGGCCCGGCACGGAGTCCTGGGATCTCCTCGTTACCTGGATCCGCACTCCTATCATGTTCTGCATTTCAGGCTTATCGTTGGATGATCGACTCCAGAGATGAGTACACAGAGGAACGATTAGCCAAACTGCAGGATCCGTTCTCCCTGTACCGGTGCCACACCATCATGAACTGCACAAGGACGTGTCCCAAGGTAACACACCCTGCACTCCCTCCAATGGGAAGTGTCCGGGTATTGaggtcttaaaggggtagtcccacCATGAAGGTCAGGGCTTAATAAATAATCGCTTAACCATTAATATTTGTAAATCACATTGTTCATAAAGAAAATCCTTGCCCCAAGTACCCCAAATCCTATCCGTATTCAGATCGAGTTGCCGCTGGTTACGTCCTGCAGTAGTTACTGGACGAGCATGTGCAGAGGAGTTCAATGCGGGCGTCGGAGCTTTGATGTTTCAGGGTCTGCGCAGCAGCTCCACAATGGGGTGCGGCTTTACGGCAGGAATGTAATGTGGGTTCCAGCTTGGATACGCTGCACATACGTCCTGCGGGGACCCGGCCTTACAGCTACTCAGACGCACAGAAGTCACGTCGATGCCGCTTACAACACTCCAATATGGAGGCCGGACAGTATCTGGCGTTCTCACTTCTGGGACTTCGTCGTGTAGTTTGGGTGGAGCGGAGTCTGGCTGGGATCTGACCCTGGACCGTATACAGCTCTATAGAATGTGCAGTACTTGTGTAGTTACATCATGTCACAGCCCGCCTGAGAATAAACCATTGTGatctatgtggatgaatgatggaTCCTGTAATAATAACCGAGGGTCCCGTACGTGAAACAGTCCATGGCCGTAGTGGATCACGTACATGATGGATCGAAATGATAAAACATGTGGATCTATTAGAGTGTAACGAGGGTCACAAACCATCAAGGTCATTACCTCTACAGTCCCACCCAGAGCTGCGtggacaattctgctggttgataTTTGCCGCTCGTCGGCTTAGCTGAGATCTTATACTTTATTGTGTCCTGCCGCATGTCAACTCTGCGAAACacgacatctcccacaatgcaccgcAACAGCCTGCGCTGTACACCAAACCAGCAGGTGGCACTATACAGATGTGAGGTCCTACAGTCTGAGCGATCAAGAACAGCCAGTAGAATTCCGAGGGCTGCTcttgatgtgactggagtataagatatgATGTAACTCCGGTTGAGTAGCTCTGCTTTACGTATTATATGTAGGTGATCTAAAAGATATTCAGGAGCAGTATCATTTTATATGTGAAATTGTTATGGGGGAAGGGAGCACGTTGTGGTCACATGTTCATGTAAAGGGCCCATTGGCTGCTGGTTCGGGGCTGCCGGCTTCTcagagaaaaataaaaccacatttCTGAATGATCCTTTCTTCTGATTTATCACCTCTTTGTATGTGTTTAGGGGCCGGCGTCTGAGTCCCGTCCTGTTTATATCACGTCTCACACAAGTTCTCTCGTTTTAGGGCTTAAACCCCGGTAAAGCCATCGCTGAAATTAAGAAAATGATGGCAACCTACAAGGAGAAAGCAGCGAGGGCGTAACATTGGCGAGCGAGCCGGCCCCTTCTCTGTTAATGCTGTTCCTGAGCTCCGCCCATTGCGCTGCTGGGGGTTTTGCGGGCGTTTCCGCAGCTTCATGATGTTACGCTGTAAGGAAATGAAGAAATTCACTCAACTGTACTTTACTTTATATTCATCTAATTATTAAAGACTTTGGTCTCTGGATCTGTGCAGTGAATGTGGGGGAGGTGCTGTTCACATCACGTGGTTGGTTTTTATGCTTGGCGTGTACGTTGAGACCTCCTGACCTCCCGCTAAATGCGTCCATAGGGGCCCCATTGTCCTATAGGTGAAGGctgtcactgtatggcatccggtaAGTGTATACATA is part of the Rhinoderma darwinii isolate aRhiDar2 chromosome 10, aRhiDar2.hap1, whole genome shotgun sequence genome and harbors:
- the SDHB gene encoding succinate dehydrogenase [ubiquinone] iron-sulfur subunit, mitochondrial, which gives rise to MAAVAFSLRRSGSVLRTAGAIQISRGAQTAAAPASEAAARIKKFAIYRWDPDKPGDKPHMQTYDIDLNACGSMVLDALIKIKNEIDPTLTFRRSCREGICGSCAMNINGGNTLACTVKIDTNLNKVSKIYPLPHMYVVKDLVPDLSNFYAQYKTIEPYLKKKDESKEGKEQYYQSIEDRDKLDGLYECILCACCSTSCPSYWWNGDKYLGPAVLMQAYRWMIDSRDEYTEERLAKLQDPFSLYRCHTIMNCTRTCPKGLNPGKAIAEIKKMMATYKEKAARA